From the Tribolium castaneum strain GA2 chromosome 2, icTriCast1.1, whole genome shotgun sequence genome, one window contains:
- the LOC656890 gene encoding luciferin 4-monooxygenase — translation MLYAMDPNFLDLNQNESTIAFLPYFYVFGCAVSLASILSGCKSIVMEKFIPDLFLANIQKHKVTKLFVVPPILQFLVKNPMVGKFDISSVVDILCGAAVVGKELEEMVQERFKVKSVRQVYGMTELCGAAAMIPKNFQKYGSSGKVVSCTQIKVCDVANGKTLAAQEIGEIRVKGDGTMKSYLKNEEETKKAFDEEGFLKTGDLGYYDEEGYFYIVDRLKEIIKYKGFQVSPAELENLLIQHPAVKDAAVVGLPDERAGELPLAFVVKQDQNVTEKELIRFISENVSVQKHLYGGVRFIENIPKNSSEKILRLKLQELL, via the exons ATGTTATATGCCATGGACCCAAACTTCCTCGACTTGAACCAGAACGAATCAACCATCGCTTTTTTACCATATTTCTACGTTTTTGGTTGTGCTGTCTCTCTTGCTTCGATTCTAAGTGGTTGCAAATCAATAGTTATGGAAAAATTTATCCCCGATTTGTTTTTGGCCAACATACAGAAGCACAAAGTTACCAAATTGTTTGTGGTTCCTCcgattttgcaatttttggttaaaaatccAATGGTTGGGAAATTTGATATTTCCTCAGTTGTTGATATTTTGTGTGGGGCTGCTGTTGTTGGTAAAGAATTGGAAGAAATGGTTCAGGAACGGTTCAAGGTCAAGTCGGTTAGGCAAGTTTATGGTATGACAGAATTATGTGGTGCTGCGGCCATGAttcccaaaaattttcaaaaatatgggTCTTCCGGTAAAGTGGTTTCCTGTACCCAGATCAAAGTTTGTGACGTTGCAAATGGAAAAACACTGGCAGCTCAAGAAATTGGGGAAATACGGGTTAAAGGCGATGGAACCATGAAGAGTTATTTGAAGAATGAAGAAGAAACGAAGAAAGCGTTTGATGAAGAAGGGTTTTTGAAGACTGGTGATTTGGGTTATTATGATGAGGAAGGTTATTTCTACATCGTTGACCGTTTGAAGGAAATTATCAAATATAAAGGGTTTCAG GTATCACCAGCTGAGTTGGAGAATTTGTTGATACAACATCCTGCTGTTAAAGATGCAGCTGTTGTTGGACTTCCTGATGAAAGAGCCGGAGAGTTACCTTTGGCATTTGTTGTTAAACAGGATCAAAATGTGACGGAAAAAGAATTGATTCGATTCATTTCAG AGAATGTTTCTGTCCAGAAACATTTGTATGGTGGAGTTAGATTTATTGAAAACATTCCGAAAAATTCCAGTGAGAAAATTCTAAGACTAAAACTACAAGAGCTGCTATGA
- the LOC107398895 gene encoding putative ankyrin repeat protein RF_0381 translates to MSIMYFSDPLSNQLQEAIFNGNLNQVDKIIAETLAIQWNRIELLAQENSEELNRSDELVQVAKIRKLNKNVITTGRFDRNETTPLTAAILSGKLDEAKVLLEEGTDSCKADSNQQTPLLAAVRSKSLEAVRLLLHYGANLTIPTAFLEAINLNCSEIVKYFIENGADVNKQYRDGFTPLTKAIDNGNVKIVKVLLNSGADVNLANDEGETPLRIATNKRSIFIVYLLVEKGADMDLAREDLEEFAEDDEDFYTYYQNLQMNNSNSY, encoded by the exons CAATTACAAGAGGCAATATTTAACGGTAATCTAAACCAAGTTGATAAAATAATCGCTGAAACACTCGCAATTCAATGGAATCGTATAGAACTTTTAGCGCAAGAAAACAGTGAAGAACTAAATCGATCTGACGAGCTTGTGCAAGTCGCAAAGATTCGTAAACTAAATAAGAATGTAATAACCACTGGAAGATTTGACCGGAATGAAACTACACCTTTAACTGCTGCTATCTTATCTGGAAAGTTAGACGAAGCCAAGGTGCTTTTAGAAGAAGGAACAGATTCTTGCAAAGCAGACTCCAACCAACAAACTCCTCTTCTTGCAGCAGTGCGATCTAAAAGTCTTGAAGCTGTGAGACTTTTGTTACATTACGGTGCAAATTTAACGATTCCGACTGCTTTTCTGGAAGCTATTAACTTGAATTGTTCggaaattgttaaatattttatagaaaacGGAGCTGACGTCAATAAACAGTATCGAGACGGTTTCACACCCTTGACCAAAGCTATAGACAATGGAAATGTGAAAATAGTAAAAGTGCTTTTGAACAGTGGGGCTGATGTGAATTTGGCTAATGATGAAGGGGAGACTCCTTTAAGGATTGCAACTAATAAAAgaagtatttttattgtgtATCTCTTAGTCGAGAAAGGCGCTGATATGGATTTGGCTCGTGAAGATCTAGAAGAATTTGCAGAAGATGATGAAGATTTTTACACCTATTATCAAAATTTGCAGATGAACAACTCCAACAGTT attgA
- the fu gene encoding serine/threonine-protein kinase fused, which produces MSRGSVSKQKQSSPSVKNDMDKYEVIKLLGEGSFGRVYKAKVIADSSFVALKVICKGRRSNKEIIGLRRECEIQRHLHHPNIIQMLDSFETPNEIVVVTEFAQKELNTVLGKEGYLTEERASPIIWDLVSALNYLHSHRVLHRDLKPQNILIDSKNRAKLCDFGFARNMSTGTHVLTSIKGTPLYMAPELIEEQPYDYKADLWSLGCIMYELLVGAPPFCTASILHLIRLIRHEQIRWPTLVSESCVSFLKGLLQKDPLKRINWEQILNHDFVKGHILICNDSTNMPLTRALSENTLQVQEQQRKERMTNKVKSSESKVSTQDLKNNNLSSSVRNDTFIEENHPIETEEWIVFLQKSMEEVIGGELTSLTQTYLTNIIVSPLRNTNTSPKVLVYVAKLLSLPFALRGISHETKEQIKKVFLEVKLVPNLIYSSKKIMKVLDSSNDETTYKNIADLTEEDFEALECVYMLITHLVHLDNEFLSQLCDSIAVLNVYAILKSFLLICKNRLQLVMDLLAILTHVLRVFPEHFELVDRIVLSEGKSVNFVELLRHNNPLMQERTCFFLLFLGKHLPTNKVEVFWNETVRETLEALMYDSIGSVRNAADRTVEELRYLKNNDLSLSVRNDFFIVENHSIETEEWIVFLQKSMEEVIGGELTSLTQTYLTNIIVSPLRNTNTSPKVLIYVAKLLSLPFALRGISHEIKEQIKKVFVLVKLVPNLIYSFKKIMKVLKSSSDETTYKNIADLTEEDFEALECVYMLITHLVHLDNEFLSQLCDSIAVLNVYAILKSFLLICKSRLQLVMDLLAILTHVLRVFPEHFELVDRIVLNEGKSVNFVELLRHNNPLMQERTCFFLLFLGKHLPANKVEVFWNETVRETLEALMYDSIGSVRNAADRTVKELRCKDFYKLSIVKPT; this is translated from the exons atgtcacGCGGAAGTGtaagtaaacaaaaacaatccTCTCCAAGTGTAAAAAATGATATGGACAAGTATgaagttattaaattattgggCGAAGGATCGTTTGGACGAGTTTACAAAGCGAAAGTAATCGCAGATTCATCTTTTGTTGCCTTAAAAGTTATCTGTAAA ggTCGAAGATCGAACAAGGAAATAATTGGTCTACGAAGGGAATGTGAAATTCAAAGACATTTGCATCATCCCAATATTATACAAATGCTTGATTCGTTTGAAACTCCAAATGAG ATTGTAGTCGTGACCGAATTCGCCCAAAAAGAACTAAATACAGTTCTGGGCAAAGAAGGTTATTTGACAGAAGAACGTGCAAGTCCAATTATTTGGGACTTAGTATCAGCTCTCAATTATTTACATTCTCATCGTGTTTTACATCG CGACCTGAAACCGCAAAACATTCTAATTGATTCAAAAAACCGCGCGAAATTATGCGACTTTGGTTTTGCGCGAAATATGAGCACTGGAACTCACGTCTTAACCTCAATTAAAGGAACGCCTCTTTATATGGCACCAGAATTGATTGAAGAACAACCGTATGATTATAAAGCTGACTTGTGGTCACTTGGTTGTATTATGTACGAGTTGTTAGTGGGAGCGCCGCCATTTTGTACGGCGTCCATTTTGCATTTGATTCGATTGATTCGACACGAACAGATCCGATGGCCTACTTTGGTTTCGGAAAGTTGTGTCTCTTTCCTCAAAGGGCTTTTACAGAAAGATCCCTTGAAGAGAATCAATTGGGAGCAAATTTTGAATCATGATTTTGTCAAAGGACACATTTTGATTTGTAATGACTCGACTAACATGCCCTTGACTCGAGCCCTGTCTGAAAATACGCTACAAGTGCAAGAACAGCAAAGAAAAGAGCGAATGACTAACAAGGTGAAATCAAGCGAATCGAAAGTTTCAACACAAGACttgaaaaacaataatttatcatCATCGGTTCGAAATGACACTTTTATTGAAGAAAATCATCCGATTGAAACTGAAGAATGgattgtttttttgcaaaaatcaatgGAGGAAGTTATCGGAGGTGAACTCACTTCGTTGACACAAACATACCTAACTAACATAATTGTGTCACCGTTACGTAACACTAACACAAGTCCGAAAGTGTTGGTTTATGTCGCTAAACTTTTATCGTTACCTTTCGCTCTTCGAGGAATTTCACACGAGACCAAGgaacaaatcaaaaaagtgTTTCTCGAAGTGAAGTTGGTTCCAAATTTGATTTACTcctccaaaaaaataatgaaagtcTTGGACAGTTCCAATGATGAAACGACTTACAAAAATATAGCTGATTTAACAGAGGAAGATTTTGAAGCACTTGAATGTGTCTATATGTTGATTACACATTTGGTGCATTTGGATAACGAGTTTTTGAGTCAATTGTGTGATTCCATCGCTGTTTTGAATGTGTATGCGATTTTGAAATCGTTTCTTTTGATTTGCAAAAATCGATTACAACTGGTTATGGATTTGTTGGCGATTTTGACGCATGTTTTGCGCGTTTTTCCCGAACATTTTGAACTAGTCGATCGAATTGTTTTGAGTGAAGggaaaagtgtaaattttgtgGAATTGTTGCGACATAATAATCCCCTGATGCAAGAACGGacgtgtttttttcttttgtttttaggcaaacATTTGCCAACCAATAAGGTGGAAGTTTTTTGGAATGAAACTGTGAGAGAGACTTTGGAAGCTCTAATGTACGATTCAATTGGAAGTGTTAGGAAT GCTGCTGATCGCACTGTTGAAGAACTTAGGT acttaaaaaacaatgatttATCATTATCCGTTCGAAATGACTTTTTTATTGTAGAAAATCATTCGATTGAAACTGAAGAATGGAtcgtttttttgcaaaaatcaatgGAGGAAGTTATCGGAGGTGAACTCACTTCGTTGACACAAACATACCTGACTAACATAATTGTGTCACCGTTACGTAACACTAATACAAGTCCAAAAGTGTTGATTTATGTCGCTAAGCTTTTATCGTTACCTTTCGCTCTTCGAGGAATTTCACACGAGATCAAGgaacaaatcaaaaaagtgTTCGTCTTAGTGAAGTTGGTTCCAAATTTGATTTActccttcaaaaaaataatgaaagtcTTGAAAAGTTCCAGTGATGAAACGACTTACAAGAATATAGCTGATTTAACAGAGGAAGATTTTGAAGCACTTGAATGTGTCTATATGTTGATTACACATTTGGTGCATTTGGATAACGAGTTTTTGAGTCAATTGTGTGATTCCATCGCTGTTTTGAATGTGTATGCGATTTTGAAATCGTTTCTTTTGATTTGCAAAAGTCGATTACAACTGGTTATGGATTTGTTGGCGATTTTGACGCATGTTTTGCGCGTTTTTCCCGAACATTTTGAACTAGTCGATCGAATTGTTTTGAATGAAGGGAAAAGTGTTAATTTTGTGGAATTATTGCGACATAATAATCCCCTGATGCAAGAACGGacgtgtttttttcttttgtttttaggcaaacATTTGCCAGCCAATAAGGTGGAAGTTTTTTGGAATGAAACTGTGAGAGAGACTTTGGAAGCTCTAATGTATGATTCGATTGGAAGTGTTAGGAAT GCTGCTGATCGCACCGTTAAAGAACTTAGGTGTAAAGATTTTTATAAACTGTCTATTGTGAAACCAActtga